The Salminus brasiliensis chromosome 8, fSalBra1.hap2, whole genome shotgun sequence genome has a window encoding:
- the olig1 gene encoding oligodendrocyte transcription factor 1, which produces MQPVSGLRVREQNEETFQQLMPRSVRTTTATAAGGSSFGVGGFQGFQRHPKLPRELSLEEQQELRRKINSRERKRMQDLNLAMDALREVMVPYSSSPSPSAGAGGGGPQHPYLPHGAPPNGRRLSKISTLVLARNYILLLGSSLQEMRRLLGEVSIGMSVGGTVPRVLLAGGWPVLTGPGQLLLTPPEVQPLGAVKCSPLPLNDPSTLGESWSSAGVVGTSLCPCGVCRVPRMMHGPPTSRFQK; this is translated from the coding sequence ATGCAGCCTGTGTCTGGTCTCAGGGTCAGGGAGCAGAACGAGGAAACTTTCCAGCAGCTCATGCCCAGGTCTGTGAGGACTACCACTGCCACAGCAGCAGGAGGATCGTCATTCGGTGTTGGGGGTTTCCAAGGATTCCAGAGACACCCCAAACTCCCGCGAGAGCTCAGCctggaggagcagcaggagctgCGGCGGAAGATCAACAgccgagagaggaagagaatgcAGGACCTCAATTTGGCCATGGATGCTCTTCGGGAAGTGATGGTACCTTACTCGTCCTCCCCGTCCCCATCTGCCGGAGCAGGAGGAGGGGGGCCACAGCATCCTTATCTGCCCCACGGAGCCCCTCCAAATGGCCGTCGTCTCTCAAAAATCTCCACCCTGGTTTTGGCACGTAACTACATTCTTCTGCTGGGCTCATCCCTCCAGGAAATGAGGCGACTCCTGGGAGAGGTCAGCATCGGGATGAGCGTTGGCGGGACAGTACCACGCGTGCTCCTCGCTGGAGGGTGGCCGGTTCTCACAGGTCCAGGGCAGCTTCTGCTAACCCCGCCGGAGGTCCAGCCGCTTGGTGCAGTAAAGTGTTCTCCGTTGCCACTGAATGACCCCTCAACCTTGGGGGAGTCGTGGAGTTCAGCAGGGGTGGTAGGAACCTCGCTCTGCCCCTGCGGGGTGTGTAGGGTACCCAGAATGATGCACGGCCCACCTACATCACGCTTTCAAAAATAA